GAAGGCGAGCTGCCGCGGCACATAGATCATCCACGTGTGCCATTCCAGATGATCGAAAAGCAGCGAACGGTACGTGGTCATCCACCCGGCGACAACACCGCACGCAATGCGCGGATCCAGTCCAAGCAGGTGCGCGCTGCGAAATCCGCCGATGGACAGGCCGACGCATCCAATCCGGTTCCCATCAACTTCCGGGCGCGAGAGCAGATAGTCCACGCTCGCGCGATCTCCCTGGAACAGAATACCGGGCCACGTGGCGCCGGAATCGAAGATAGTCTTCGCGACAATCGCCTCGTGCCGGTTCGCCATTTCGTTGAAGGCCGCAATATAGGCGTCGCTGCCTTGAGGGTGTTTCTGCAGCTCGGCAGTGAACTTTTCGGGCAACTGGCCGGGATCGAGCCGCTGAGAACCAAAATAGAATCCGTCGGGTACCAAAACCACGTACCCGCGACGGGCAAGTTCATCGGCAAAAGCACGCCCTCCATAAGCAGTCTCGATATGCTTCAACAAGATGCCGGGGGCGTCTTCCGTTTCGGTAATCTTCTCCTTGCCAAAGTAGTAGAAGCCGCCATGATCGTGTATGGCGATTACCGCGGGCGCAGGCCCAGTCAGCCCGTCGGGTATGAGCAGGAATGCCTCGGTGCTCCGGTCCTTTGTCACAAGAAATCGAACACGAAGCCGGGTGTAGCCCTGCTTGTGGACTGTCTCGATCACTTCTTCGGAGGGGGCTACGGGCTCAGGACTATAGGAAAGCAGCTCCAGCATTTTCGCCCGGCCTTGCGCGCGCCAAGCCTCCGTGTCGGGCCAAGGCCGGGAGAGATAGGACAACGAACAGGGCGAAGCTTCTGCATATGACCTGAGGAACGGGTAGAGATTACCGACGTGGCTTCGCTCGTCACCTGCGGCAAGAGAAAACATCATAGGCACGGCAGCCAGCATATACACACTCATTTCGGATTCCCCTTCCCGCATGCATTGCGAACCGACCCGCACGCAAAATCGCACAAACACCCGCCGGCAAGTACATCCAATTCTAAGTTGCGTACCCAAACCTATCAAGATTTTGGGGCTTTGCGCATGAATCGCGAGTCTCAAAATTGCAGCGAATGTGGTCGAGTCAACAACGCGAGGGATTTCGATCTACAATCATCAATAGGTGGCCATACTTATCGGGAAATGCGCATGAACCGTTTGCCGCGTACTGTCGTTGTCCTCGGAGTTGCGAGCCTCTTCACGGACATGTCGAGCGAGATGATCTACCCCTTGCTCCCCTTGTTCCTCACGACGACGTTGGGCGCATCGGCGCTGGCGTTGGGCGTAATCGAAGGCATCGCGGAAACCACCGCGTCCGTGCTCAAGATCGCATCCGGATACTGGACAGATCGCGTCGCAAAACGAAAGCCCTTTATCTTGGCCGGATACGGTCTCGCGGGGATTGTCCGGCCGCTCATCGGCTTGGCCGCGGGCTGGCCTTTTGTACTGACGATGCGCTTCCTCGACCGCATAGGTAAAGGTTTGCGCACGTCTCCGCGCGACGCGCTTATCGCCGATTCTGCGGAGCCCGGCCGCCGTGGGCAAGCATACGGTTTCCATCGGAGCATGGACCACGCGGGCGCGGTGTTGGGTCCGCTCATTGCCGCGGCGTTGCTCACCTTCGCCGGGTTCTCGCTGAGAACGGTCTTCTTGCTCGCTGCCATTCCTGCTGCCATCGTCCTTGTTGTGTTGATAGTGGGCGTGAAGGAAAACCCATCGATTGCCCCTCGCGAGCGAAAGACTACAGAGGGCGAGGCGTCCTGGGGTTTGTTTGACCGCAACTTCCGACTCTATCTCGCGGCGCTGCTAGTGTTCACGCTCGGAAATTCCACCGACGCCTTCATACTTCTGCGCCTATCCAACTCCGGAGTGCCCGAGGCGTGGATAGCGATACTCTGGGCGCTGCATCACATCGTGAAGATGGTGTTTGCCTACGCTGGCGGAACGGTCTCGGATACGCTGGGCCGCCGCCGGGTCATTCTGCTCGGATGGTTCGTGTACGCGCTCGTGTACTTGGCGTTCGGCATGCTGACTTCTCCCCTGCTGCTCGTCGGGGTCTTTCTGGTCTACGGACTGTACTTTGGTTTGACGGAGCCGTGCGAGAAGGCGTGGGTGGCAGACCTCGCGCCCGCTCAGGCACGCGGCGCAGCTTTGGGATGGTACAACGGCATCGTCGGAATAGCCGCGCTTCCGGCCAGTCTGCTTTTTGGATTCATTTGGGACCGGTTTGGGATTTTCGAAGCGTTTGCCACCGGCGCCGGTTTTGCGCTTTGCGCGTCGATCCTGCTGCTGTTCGTACGGGATGGCACTCGCGAGCCCGCTCGTTCATGAACGGATTGCGCCCTCGACTGAAAGGTATCAAGGTGATATCGTAGCCGCGTGTGTCTTTGTTCTCTGCAACAAACCATGTCGTAATGACCCAGTTATTTTGGGCCTTGGAAGATCGTTCCCATGAAAACACAATTCCGAGCTTCCCTACTCTTGCTCTGTTCGCTTCTGGCGTTAGTCGGTTTAACGGCTCAGGCGTACGCAGCCAACACGGCTGTCGTGCCTATTGCCGGAACCAGCGAGAAGTGGCAGGCCCGCCATAACGCCATGAACGAACGCGTGAAGCAAGGCAATGTAGACCTGATCTTCATCGGCGATTCAATCGTCCAGAACTGGGAGAAGCAGGGCAAGCCCGTTTGGGACGAGTACTACGGCGACCGCAACGCCGTGAATCTTGGCATCAGCGGCGACCGCACGGAGCACGTGCTATGGCGGCTCGATCACGGCAACATCGACGGCATTGCTCCCAAACTTGCCATTGTGATGATCGGGCAGAATAACGGAAGCACCAACACCGGAGAAGAGATCGGAGAAGGTGTGACCGCCGTTGTGAACAAACTGCGGGAGAAGCTGCCCAGCACCAAGATTTTGCTGTTGGCGATCTTTCCGCGCCACGAGAAACCCGATGCGGAACGCGATATTCTCGCCAAAGCGAACGAGATCGCGTCGAAAACCGCCGATGGCAAGAACGTCTTCTATCTGGACGTGAACCGTATCTATCTCCAACCTGACGGTTCCCTGCCGAGTTCCTTGTTGCCCGACTTCGAACATCCAAACGAACAGGGGCATCGGTTGTGGGCAGAGGCCATCGAGCCCAAAGTCGCCGAGCTCATGGGAGATATCGCGGAGGGTAAAGCACCCAAAGGCTATACGGCCCTGTTCAACGGAAACGATCTCACGGGCTGGAAAGGCCTCGTTGAAAATCCCGAGAAACGCGCCTCGATGACGCCACAAGAGTTGGCCGACGCTCAAGCCAAAGCGGACGAGAGCATGCGGGCGCACTGGTCCGTTGTGGATCGCGTCATCAATTTCGACGGCCAAGGCGAAGCCCTGTGCACCGGGCGCGACTACGCGGACTTCGACATGTTGGTGAGTTGGAAGATCGAGGAAGGCGGCGACAGCGGCATCTATCTTCGAGGAAGTCCCCAAGTACAGATCTGGGATTTCAACAAGAATCCGGCCGGATCGGGTGGTCTGTACAACAACCAGAAGGGAGCGCACGACCCGCTGGTTGTCGCGGACAATCCGATTGGCGAGTGGAACACGTTTCGCATCACAATGATTGGCGAGAAAGTGAGCGTGTGGCTTAATGACAAACTGGTGGTCGATGGCGTAGTGCTTGAGAATTACTGGAATCGGGAGAAGCCTATCTATCCTTCCGGCCAGATCGAACTTCAGAATCACGGCTCGCACTTGTGGTTCAAAGACGTCTTCATTCGAGAGATTCCGCGCAACTAGCCGGCAGCGTTCGGCAAGTGTCTTTTGTATCATGTGAAGTCAAGACGGTGTAGAATGCCACGGGCAGTCAACGTGAACCTTTAGGCGGGGAGTAGACTCATGGACACGAAGCGCGCAGTGACTCGCAGGCAGTTTCTTTCGGGGGCGACGAAACTTGGCGCAGCCGCCATCGTCGCGCCGAACATCATCACCAGCGGAGCCTTGGCGGCCCAGGGACGCCGCGGCGCCAACGACAAAGTACAGGTTGCGTACATCGCAATCGGCCGGCGCGCGAGTCAGTTGCGGAGTCTGCCCCAAGACACCAAGGTCGTCGCGCTGGCGGACGTGAATCCGAAGCGCCTCGAAGAGTGGCAAGGGAAGTACTACAAGGACGCAAAGCTTTATCCCGATTATCGCGAACTGCTCGCTTCCGATGAGGTCGACGCGGTCGTAATCGCGTCTCCCGATCATTGGCACGGTCTGCACACGGTGCATGCGTGTCAGGCGGGCAAAGACGTCTACATCGAAAAGCCGCTGAGTCTCACCGTGCACGAGGGCCGCGCGATGGTCGATGCGGCGCGCAAGCATGAGCGAATCGTGCAGACCGGCAGCCAACAACGCAGCCTGAGCACCTGCCAAACGGGAACGCGCATGGTTCGCGAAGGGGCATTCGGGAAGATAAGCGTGGTGCATGGCGCGAACTATCCGAGTCCGTGGGAATGCGATTTGCCTGAAGAGCCGGTGCCGGATGGGCTGAATTGGGATATGTGGTGCGGCCAGACGCAGCCTCGCGCTTATCACACCGACCTCTACCTGCCGCGCGCGGAAGGACGCACGTATCCCGACGGACGGCCCTACGGCTGGATCTCGTACACCCCCTATTCGGGCGGTGAGATGACCGGTTGGGGAGCGCACGGACTGGACATCATTCTATGGGCGTTGGGCGAAAAAGGGCCGGTCGAAGTGTGGCCGGAACTTGAAGGCGATTCGGGACCCATCATCTACATCGGCAAACCGCTCGATCCGGAAAAGTCGAAGGCGTGGGTCGAAGGCAAGCGCCTCACATGCCCTGTGAACTTCAAATTTGCCAGCGGAATCATTGTGAAGCTCGATGGCAAAGGCCCTGGCGGAGGCGCGATATTCGAGGGCGAGGGCGCGTCGATTATGATCGACCGCGGCAAATACGCCATCAAGAAAGGCGACGCGGAACCGGAGATGCATACGGAACCTGGCGGGGTCGATGATACCGCCTTGCACCTTAAGAATTGGATCGAGTGCATTCGTTCGCGCGAACGCTCCGTGGCCGATGTGGAGACGGGACACCTCGCGGCAAACATGTGTCACGTCGGCAATATCGCGCGGTGGGTTGGAAAGAAACTCACGTGGAATCCGGATACGGAACGGTTCGCCGAAGAAGAGGCCAACGCGTTCTTGAAACGCCCCATGCGCGAACCGTGGGTGATTTGACCGCTCTGCTTATTCTTCGGGAAACGATACTTCTGCGTCCCGCGCCGCATGCAGCACGCGAATGATTTCGATTGTGTGCGTGCCCGTCTCGCGGTAGTAGATCACGTACCTCGCAATCGGAAAACTGCGCAGACCTTGCGTGATCTCGTTTCGATTCCTGCCTATGGATGGGTTCTGCGAGAGCATTCGGCACTGTTGCAGAAGACGCGTTATGAATCGCTCCGCCGCGCGAGGTTTGTCTGATGCGATGAAGTCGCGGATGGACTCAATATCATTTGCCGCTTGGCGCGATAGTGAGAAACTACTCGTATACGACATTCGACTGCTCTGCTACACGGGCGCGCAAGTGTTCAAAAAACGCCTCTCCATCCAGTGTTTCACCCCGGTCCGCCTGTTCGATGCCTATGGCGATTTCTTTTCGGAGAGACTCGAGCTTGATGGCCTGAAGCTGATCGTGATCTTGGAGCAAGCGCAGGGCCTCGCGCATGACTTCGCTCGCAGAAGAATACCGCCCCGACGCCACCTTTTCTTGGATGTATGCTTCGAGTTCAGGAGTGAGCGACACGTTCATGGCTGGACCCTCTTCAATAGGAGCGCCTGCCCCGAAGGCAGGCGCTTTAACCGACACTTCCCGATTTCAGCGTAGCATACTTTGCTATTTTTTGCTATTCCT
This DNA window, taken from Candidatus Hydrogenedentota bacterium, encodes the following:
- a CDS encoding dienelactone hydrolase family protein, producing the protein MREGESEMSVYMLAAVPMMFSLAAGDERSHVGNLYPFLRSYAEASPCSLSYLSRPWPDTEAWRAQGRAKMLELLSYSPEPVAPSEEVIETVHKQGYTRLRVRFLVTKDRSTEAFLLIPDGLTGPAPAVIAIHDHGGFYYFGKEKITETEDAPGILLKHIETAYGGRAFADELARRGYVVLVPDGFYFGSQRLDPGQLPEKFTAELQKHPQGSDAYIAAFNEMANRHEAIVAKTIFDSGATWPGILFQGDRASVDYLLSRPEVDGNRIGCVGLSIGGFRSAHLLGLDPRIACGVVAGWMTTYRSLLFDHLEWHTWMIYVPRQLAFLDLPDVASLNAPRPLMVINCNKDILFTLQGMGDAEHKLAEVYEKMGARDHFLCKYYDEPHSFKVPAQDDAIAWLDRWLK
- a CDS encoding MFS transporter, translating into MNRLPRTVVVLGVASLFTDMSSEMIYPLLPLFLTTTLGASALALGVIEGIAETTASVLKIASGYWTDRVAKRKPFILAGYGLAGIVRPLIGLAAGWPFVLTMRFLDRIGKGLRTSPRDALIADSAEPGRRGQAYGFHRSMDHAGAVLGPLIAAALLTFAGFSLRTVFLLAAIPAAIVLVVLIVGVKENPSIAPRERKTTEGEASWGLFDRNFRLYLAALLVFTLGNSTDAFILLRLSNSGVPEAWIAILWALHHIVKMVFAYAGGTVSDTLGRRRVILLGWFVYALVYLAFGMLTSPLLLVGVFLVYGLYFGLTEPCEKAWVADLAPAQARGAALGWYNGIVGIAALPASLLFGFIWDRFGIFEAFATGAGFALCASILLLFVRDGTREPARS
- a CDS encoding DUF1080 domain-containing protein, with translation MGDIAEGKAPKGYTALFNGNDLTGWKGLVENPEKRASMTPQELADAQAKADESMRAHWSVVDRVINFDGQGEALCTGRDYADFDMLVSWKIEEGGDSGIYLRGSPQVQIWDFNKNPAGSGGLYNNQKGAHDPLVVADNPIGEWNTFRITMIGEKVSVWLNDKLVVDGVVLENYWNREKPIYPSGQIELQNHGSHLWFKDVFIREIPRN
- a CDS encoding Gfo/Idh/MocA family oxidoreductase; the protein is MDTKRAVTRRQFLSGATKLGAAAIVAPNIITSGALAAQGRRGANDKVQVAYIAIGRRASQLRSLPQDTKVVALADVNPKRLEEWQGKYYKDAKLYPDYRELLASDEVDAVVIASPDHWHGLHTVHACQAGKDVYIEKPLSLTVHEGRAMVDAARKHERIVQTGSQQRSLSTCQTGTRMVREGAFGKISVVHGANYPSPWECDLPEEPVPDGLNWDMWCGQTQPRAYHTDLYLPRAEGRTYPDGRPYGWISYTPYSGGEMTGWGAHGLDIILWALGEKGPVEVWPELEGDSGPIIYIGKPLDPEKSKAWVEGKRLTCPVNFKFASGIIVKLDGKGPGGGAIFEGEGASIMIDRGKYAIKKGDAEPEMHTEPGGVDDTALHLKNWIECIRSRERSVADVETGHLAANMCHVGNIARWVGKKLTWNPDTERFAEEEANAFLKRPMREPWVI
- a CDS encoding type II toxin-antitoxin system RelE/ParE family toxin — protein: MSYTSSFSLSRQAANDIESIRDFIASDKPRAAERFITRLLQQCRMLSQNPSIGRNRNEITQGLRSFPIARYVIYYRETGTHTIEIIRVLHAARDAEVSFPEE
- a CDS encoding type II toxin-antitoxin system ParD family antitoxin, with protein sequence MNVSLTPELEAYIQEKVASGRYSSASEVMREALRLLQDHDQLQAIKLESLRKEIAIGIEQADRGETLDGEAFFEHLRARVAEQSNVVYE